The Marinobacter qingdaonensis genome includes a region encoding these proteins:
- a CDS encoding ABC transporter ATP-binding protein: protein MSEQYVLETRNLVKEFKGFVAVDDVNLKIQKGHIHALIGPNGAGKTTVFNLLTKFLIPTRGQILFNGEDITALKSAAIARKGVVRSFQISAVFPHMTALENIRVALQSFEGTSYSFWKSGASLNRLNERCMELLDAVGLAEYANTTTVELAYGRKRALELATTLAMEPELLLLDEPTQGMGAEDVDRVVELVRKAAKGRTVLMVEHNLSVVSKLCDRITVLAQGAVLTEGDYETVSADPRVREVYMGTDASGERGTPSSNNKEEAAQ, encoded by the coding sequence ATGAGTGAACAGTACGTCCTGGAGACCCGCAACCTTGTCAAAGAGTTCAAGGGCTTTGTGGCAGTCGACGACGTGAATCTGAAGATTCAGAAAGGCCACATCCACGCCCTGATCGGCCCTAACGGCGCCGGTAAGACCACCGTTTTCAACCTGCTCACCAAGTTTCTCATCCCCACCCGCGGACAAATCCTGTTCAACGGCGAAGACATCACCGCCCTGAAGTCGGCGGCCATTGCCCGCAAAGGCGTGGTGCGCTCGTTCCAGATTTCCGCGGTGTTCCCGCACATGACCGCTCTGGAGAACATCCGGGTGGCGCTGCAAAGCTTCGAAGGCACCTCCTACAGCTTCTGGAAATCCGGCGCCAGCCTGAACCGGCTGAACGAGCGCTGCATGGAGCTTCTGGATGCGGTCGGTCTGGCCGAGTACGCCAACACCACCACGGTGGAGCTGGCCTACGGCCGCAAGCGCGCGCTGGAACTGGCCACCACCCTGGCCATGGAGCCGGAGCTGCTGCTGCTGGACGAACCCACCCAGGGCATGGGCGCTGAAGACGTCGACCGGGTGGTGGAACTGGTGCGCAAGGCCGCCAAGGGCCGCACCGTGTTGATGGTTGAGCACAACCTGAGCGTGGTCAGCAAACTGTGTGACCGCATTACCGTGCTCGCCCAGGGCGCGGTGCTGACCGAAGGCGATTACGAGACGGTGTCCGCCGACCCGCGGGTGCGCGAGGTGTACATGGGCACCGATGCCAGTGGCGAGCGGGGTACGCCGTCCTCGAACAATAAGGAGGAGGCGGCCCAATGA